Proteins from a single region of Vicia villosa cultivar HV-30 ecotype Madison, WI unplaced genomic scaffold, Vvil1.0 ctg.001530F_1_1, whole genome shotgun sequence:
- the LOC131635667 gene encoding pyrophosphate--fructose 6-phosphate 1-phosphotransferase subunit beta-like has product MLLQQIHGAYIGSETGGLTKGSIDESFIVLGDECNVHRTRSSMVVFIGERWSNKNECRILVGMKIKQICRVQHLIAALNEILANDTVDEAGLWKKKLTYQSLELFDFLPQAIQEQLLLERDPHGNVQVAKIETKKMVIEMAETELGKRKQEGKYTGEFKGQTLLVMKVDVGCQQILMLIIAMLLVMVGNLCAPVKDLTVGGTALTSLMDVERRHGKFKPVIKKAVVELEDDFVKREFSEREV; this is encoded by the exons ATGTTATTGCAGCAAATCCATGGAGCATACATAGGATCCGAGACTGGTGGCTTGACAAAGGGTTCCATCGATGAATCTTTCATTGTTCTTGGAGATGAGTGCAATGTGCATCGAACGCGCTCAAGTATGGTAGTTTTTATCGGTGAGAGGTGGAGTAACAAGAATGAGTGCCGGATTCTCGTTGGGATGAAGATAAAACAGATTTGCAGA GTCCAGCATCTGATTGCAGCACTCAATGAAATTCTTGCTAATGATACAGTAGATGAGGCTGGTTTGTGGAAGAAGAAACTCACTTATCAGTCATTGGAGCTTTTTGACTTTTTACCTCAAGCAATCCAAGAACAATTGTTGCTTGAAAGAGATCCACATGGAAATGTTCAG GTTGCCAAAATTGAAACAAAGAAAATGGTTATCGAAATGGCTGAAACTGAGTTgggaaagagaaagcaagaaggaAAGTATACAGGAGAATTCAAAGGCCAGACTCTTTTGG TTATGAAGGTAGATGTGGGTTGCCAACAAATTTTGATGCTAATTATTGCTATGCTCTTGGTTATG GTTGGAAATTTATGTGCTCCAGTAAAAGACTTGACAGTTGGTGGAACTGCACTCACCTCACTCATGGATGTAGAGAGGAGACATG GTAAATTTAAGCCTGTTATTAAGAAGGCGGTGGTGGAGCTTGAAG ATGATTTTGTGAAGAGAGAGTTTAGTGAGAGAGAAGTATAA
- the LOC131635668 gene encoding uncharacterized protein LOC131635668, with translation MVLAWIQHSTSESIAKSIMWIENASNAWKNLQIRFSHSDIFRISDIQEDLYKFRQGNLDVSNYFTQLKVMWDELENYRPIPFCSCAIPCLCGAIASIKMYREQDYVIRFLKGLTEKFAHSKSQIMMMNPLPNIDKAFSLVIQQEREMDSVVASVIPSAGSSETVSALQVQSHEGNYAAKPGTHPSRGRNQGSSAARGGNRVCTHCGRTNHTVDTCFIKHGYPPSYRNKAKSQGNSSSQASANNASDASP, from the coding sequence ATGGTTCTTGCTTGGATACAACACTCAACTTCCGAATCTATTGCCAAATCGATTATGTGGATTGAGAATGCATCCAATGCTTGGAAGAACTTGCAGATTAGGTTTTCTCACAGCGACATCTTCCGCATATCTGACATTCAAGAGGATTTATACAAGTTTCGTCAAGGTAATCTCGATGTCTCTAACTATTTTACTCAGTTGAAAGTAATGTGGGATGAGTTAGAGAATTATCGACCGATTCCGTTCTGTTCTTGTGCCATACCTTGCTTGTGTGGTGCTATTGCTTCCATTAAGATGTATAGGGAACAAGATTACGTTATTAGATTTCTCAAAGGCCTTACAGAGAAATTTGCCCATTCTAAATCTCAGATTATGATGATGAATCCATTACCTAACATTGATAAGGCTTTCTCCCTTGTGATTCAGCAAGAACGTGAGATGGATAGTGTGGTAGCTAGTGTTATTCCTTCTGCAGGTTCGTCTGAGACTGTTTCTGCACTACAGGTTCAATCACATGAGGGAAACTATGCTGCCAAACCGGGTACACATCCTTCTCGTGGTAGGAATCAAGGTTCTAGTGCTGCAAGAGGGGGAAATCGTGTTTGTACACACTGTGGCCGCACCAATCACACAGTTGATACATGCTTCATCAAGCATGGATATCCCCCTAGTTATAGAAACAAGGCTAAGTCTCAAGGGAATTCATCATCTCAAGCTAGTGCCAACAATGCATCTGATGCCTCTCCTTAG